The Aureimonas populi genome includes the window AGTTCGATCCTCGGGTCGAGCCAGGCGTAGACGAGGTCTGTCAGGATGTTGACGACGACCACGACGACGGAGCAGAGCGCGATGATTCCCATCAGCATGTTGAGGTCCCGCTTCACCACGGAGGTGTAGGCGAGCTGCCCCAGACCCGGCAGCGAGAAGATCGTCTCCACGATCACCGAGCCGCCGAGGACGGTGGAGAATTGCAGGCCCAGCAGCGTGATGACCGGCAGGAGCGCGTTGCGCATGATGTGGTGCACCATCAGCCGCGTCTCGCCCGCCCCCTTGGCGCGCGCCGTGCGCACGAAGTCGAGCTCGCTCACCTCCAGCACGCTGGTGCGCATCAGGCGCATGTAGAAGGCGAGGTAGATCAGCGAGAGGGCGGCCGTGGGCATGACGAGATGGCGCGCCACGTCCACCACGTCGGCCCAGCCCGTGTTGAAGGCGCCGATCGTGCGGATGCCGCCCACGGGCAGCCAGCCCAGCGTGACCGAGAAGAGCAGGATCATCAGGAGGCTGAGGAAGAAGGAGGGCATGGCGTAGAAGACGAGGCCGAGCGTGGAGATCACGTTGTCGGTCAGCGAATAGGCCCTGCGGGCCGCGAAGGCGCCGAGCGCGACGCCGAAGACGAAGGCGATGGACAGCGAGCTCGCCATCAGGAGAAGCGTGTTGCCGAGCCTTGCCGTCAGGACGGTCAGCACCGGCTGCTCATAGACGTAGGACCAGCCGAAATCGAGCCGGGCCAGCTTGCCGAGATAGAGCCAGAGCTGGACGAGAACGGGCTGGTCGAGCCCGTACTCGGCGCGCAGCCGGGCCACGAAGGCCGGATCGGCTCCGCCCATGTCGCCCACCAGCGCGTCCACCGTGTCGCCGGGGGCGAGCTTGATGAGGAGGAAGCTGCCGATCATGATCAGCACGAGGATGGGCACGGCCTTGACGACGCGCAGCGCCGCATAGGCCAGGATCGGGGGTATCGGCAGGGACATGGCGCCGGGCTCCTTGCGAACGGGGCCGGGGCTCGCGCCCCGGCGCAGGACCGTCATTCGGCGACCCAGAGGTCGTACCAGCTCGAGGAATCCCACCTCGGCGTGTTGTGGTGGTTCATCAGCTTGCGGTTGCTGATGCCCAGGAACGGATGCTCGATCGCGAAGATGACCGGCAGGTCCGTCATCGCGAGCCTCTGCACCTCATGGTAGAGCTCCGCCCGGCGCGCGGGGTCGAGCTCCTGCGCCGCTTCGTCGATCAGCCGGTCCATCTCGGCCGACTCGTAGCCGAACTGGTTGGACCAGGCCGTGCCAGCCGGAGCGCCCGAGCGCAGCCACACCGTGGTCGAGACGGCCGGGTCGGACCGGAACTGATGCCAGCCATTGGCCGTGTCGAAATCGTGGTCGCGATAGACCCCGGTGAGGAAGCCCGGCGCATCGTTCGTCACCAGCTCCACCGCGATCCCCACCTCGCGCATCGCCTGCACGAAATATTCCGCCCAGAGCTGTGTGTATTCGCCCCAGGGCGCGGGGCGGTGGCGCAGCCGGAAGCGGATGCCGTCCGGGCCTGGCGCGTAGCCGGCCTCGTCCAGGAGCTGCCGGGCCCGCTCGACGTCGTAGGCGTAGGTCGGCACGTCGTCCGTGTAGTTCTCGCCCCCCGTGGAGGGGATCGGGCCGCGCCCCGGCTGCCCGTAGCCGCGCATGATCGTCTGAAGCGCGAAGTCGATGTCGAGCGCGTGGTAGATCGCCTGGCGGACGCGCAGGTCGGCGAGGATGGGATTGCGGAAATTGAACTCCACGGTCGAATGGGCCGTGTTCGCCTCGAAGCCCTGCGGCCCCATGTCGAAGCGCGGGTCGTCTCCCAGCCGCCGCATGTCCTCCATGGAGATGCCGATGAAGGGCGATTCCATGATCTCCTCGGCCTCCAGCGCCGCCGCGGCCGCCGCCTTGTCGGGGATGAAGCGCCAGATCACCCGGTCGAGATAGGGATACTCCTCCCCGCGCCAGTAATCCTCGTTGCGCAGGCCGATGATGTACTGGCCGCGCTCATACTCGCCGAAGCGGAACGGCCCGGTGCCGA containing:
- a CDS encoding ABC transporter permease translates to MPIPPILAYAALRVVKAVPILVLIMIGSFLLIKLAPGDTVDALVGDMGGADPAFVARLRAEYGLDQPVLVQLWLYLGKLARLDFGWSYVYEQPVLTVLTARLGNTLLLMASSLSIAFVFGVALGAFAARRAYSLTDNVISTLGLVFYAMPSFFLSLLMILLFSVTLGWLPVGGIRTIGAFNTGWADVVDVARHLVMPTAALSLIYLAFYMRLMRTSVLEVSELDFVRTARAKGAGETRLMVHHIMRNALLPVITLLGLQFSTVLGGSVIVETIFSLPGLGQLAYTSVVKRDLNMLMGIIALCSVVVVVVNILTDLVYAWLDPRIELK
- a CDS encoding ABC transporter substrate-binding protein; this encodes MGQLRLVGGALGVAAAALTAAHAQDVQRGGTVIVHVNAEQGVLNPALRASTGVYQITGKFMEPLIELTYEGYEGVLATEWSSSADGREISFTLREGVNWHDGQPFTCEDVAFSAMNLWKPLLNYSSTLHANLEAVDCPDPHRAVFRYSQPMPLELIVAAMPDLGHPVPKHLYEGTDILRNPHNQAPVGTGPFRFGEYERGQYIIGLRNEDYWRGEEYPYLDRVIWRFIPDKAAAAAALEAEEIMESPFIGISMEDMRRLGDDPRFDMGPQGFEANTAHSTVEFNFRNPILADLRVRQAIYHALDIDFALQTIMRGYGQPGRGPIPSTGGENYTDDVPTYAYDVERARQLLDEAGYAPGPDGIRFRLRHRPAPWGEYTQLWAEYFVQAMREVGIAVELVTNDAPGFLTGVYRDHDFDTANGWHQFRSDPAVSTTVWLRSGAPAGTAWSNQFGYESAEMDRLIDEAAQELDPARRAELYHEVQRLAMTDLPVIFAIEHPFLGISNRKLMNHHNTPRWDSSSWYDLWVAE